Proteins encoded by one window of Lycium barbarum isolate Lr01 chromosome 11, ASM1917538v2, whole genome shotgun sequence:
- the LOC132619649 gene encoding uncharacterized protein LOC132619649, with amino-acid sequence MEVTSKDITKNHLIVEEDLVKGEVRVPKETSQNSDNPDSLNNEKFVERCVNQESLNAGCAENLSAPIVKETTLDVIVAEGEKRQKGSVVGENIAKLREVNVENVEINDKSGPELPTESDNVNVSLENIGDYLNDIVKKVVNDVVDEVSGEISIEEEFEKEINLDKDVALGTFLKRRTGSAKSKERRGQGKSTSALEKGPPITRRRATSQLYSASQGNKEKSPGKNSKLAKAVNLSRLIDEEEVVTVSDKEEEEEETEEEAPLERRNFKGKKRSVIDEEENVGKVEAEKVNEKIIKEKEVTPSPKKRKSPVNREAGPSKKRKVISTEGPGSSKKGK; translated from the exons ATGGAGGTGACAAGCAAGGATATCACCAAAAACCACTTGATAGTGGAAGAGGATCTAGTCAAAGGGGAAGTGAGGGTTCCAAAGGAGACGTCTCAAAATTCAGATAACCCAGATTCTCTAAATAATGAGAAATTTGTAGAGAGATGTGTTAATCAAGAATCTCTAAATGCTGGGTGTGCGGAGAATTTGAGTGCTCCTATTGTTAAAGAGACAACTTTGGATGTCATAGTTGCTGAGGGTGAAAAGAGACAAAAGGGGTCTGTAGTGGGTGAGAACATAGCGAAATTAAGAGAAGTAAATGTTGAAAATGTGGAAATCAATGACAAATCTGGACCGGAATTGCCAACGGAAAGTGACAATGTAAATGTTAGTCTTGAAAATATTGGTGACTATCTTAATGACATTGTCAAAAAGGTTGtgaatgatgttgttgatgaagtttCTGGAGAGATTTCTATTGAAGAAGAATTTGAAAAGGAA ATAAACTTAGATAAGGATGTAGCTTTGGGAACGTTCCTCAAGCGAAGAACTGGAAGTGCAAAATCAAAAGAAAGGAGAGGTCAGGGCAAATCCACATCTGCTCTAGAAAAAGGACCTCCTATTACTAGACGAAGGGCCACTTCACAACTCTACTCTGCTTCTCAAGGTAACAAGGAGAAGAGTCCTGGTAAGAATAGCAAGTTGGCAAAAGCAGTCAACTTGAGTCGTTTGATAGATGAAGAGGAAGTTGTGACTGTGTctgataaagaagaagaagaagaagagacagAGGAGGAAGCTCCTCTAGAAAGAAGAAATTTTAAAGGAAAGAAGAGATCTGTAATTGATGAAGAGGAAAATGTGGGTAAGGTAGAAGCTGAGAAAGTCAATGAAAAAATAATAAAGGAAAAGGAAGTGACCCCCTCTCCTAAGAAGAGAAAGAGCCCAGTCAATAGGGAAGCGGGTCCCTCTaagaaaagaaaagtaatctCGACTGAGGGACCTGGTTCCAGcaaaaagggaaaataa